The Cyclobacterium amurskyense genome contains the following window.
GTCGAGCCCGTTCTTAATAAAAAAAATACACCCTACCAATAGGGCAAAGCTTGCCGCTATTCTAAAAATCTTTGACCAAGGAAAAATTGTATTTGCTTGTTTTTTCTCTTTGGTTCCTAATGTTCTAATATGTATTTGATGAAGGAGTTTTTTGTAGTCTGTTTCATCCTTCTCTCGGGTAAGGCTAATCTCCCACTCTGATTTTAATAGCTCATCAAAGGCCTTTTTGGCACCAGGTTGTTCTAACCATTCCAACACTTGTCTCTTTTCCTCAGCGTTGGCTGCTCGATTTAAAAATTTTATAATAATATCTCGTTCCAATTGGGTTTATTGTAATTTGATATATAAACCATCAACCCTGGCATTTACTTAACCGGAACCAAAAAAAACTTAAAAAAAAACGATACAGCTATAAGCTTGTGAAAAACACACTTGAATCCTACAAAAAGAAACAAGCCTATCAAAAGGAAATATTGGCGAAAATCAATAAACTTAGGGTGGGGTTCTCGAGAAGGTTTTTTTTCAATGATTTTGAAGCCAGATAAATATGATGCTCAATGGTCCTTTTTGACAACTTCATATGGTGAGCGATTTGCTCACTGTTCATCCCTTTCAATTTATTCAATTTAAATACTTCTTTCTGCACTTTAGGAAGCTTTTCTATTAGCTCCATCACCATGCCTTCCATTTCATTATAGGTAAAGTCATCTTCTTGATTTCTTGCACCTATCACATTATCATCAGATAAAACATCAAGGCTACAATCCTTTTTTCTATCTCGTATATAATTATACATATAGAATTTTACGGCTTGAAAAAGATAGCTTTTAAATGATTTTGTTTCATCTAGTTTTTTCCTGCGTTCCCAAACCCTTACAAAAATCTCCTGTACCGCCTCCTCAGCCAATTGTTGATCTGCAAAAAAAGTGAATGAAAAAGCCATTAACCTCTTGGAATACCGAAAATACAATTCATTAAATGCAGCCATGTCCCCTTGTTTAAGGGAAATTAGCAAATTATTGTCTGTATGATTCCTCAGCATACCCATGGGATTATTGCTTGTTGGTACTAGTATCCTCCATTAGTAATGAAAAGTGAAGGGAGTAATTTATTATATTTAATATAGATTTAGAAAGACAATATAGTCTAATAAGAT
Protein-coding sequences here:
- a CDS encoding RNA polymerase sigma factor, which translates into the protein MLRNHTDNNLLISLKQGDMAAFNELYFRYSKRLMAFSFTFFADQQLAEEAVQEIFVRVWERRKKLDETKSFKSYLFQAVKFYMYNYIRDRKKDCSLDVLSDDNVIGARNQEDDFTYNEMEGMVMELIEKLPKVQKEVFKLNKLKGMNSEQIAHHMKLSKRTIEHHIYLASKSLKKNLLENPTLSLLIFANISF